Proteins found in one Anopheles aquasalis chromosome 3, idAnoAquaMG_Q_19, whole genome shotgun sequence genomic segment:
- the LOC126578564 gene encoding transcription factor MafK isoform X1, translating to MPQEIKRERKTTQSMMRSKSIHWNEAPLSPCPIPDISDDELVSITVRDLNRTLKMRGLTREEIVRMKQRRRTLKNRGYAASCRIKRIEQKDELETEKSQEWRDMEAMHDETGRLQEEVDSLRNKYEALRKFAISKKIPLPPELDVL from the exons TCAATGATGCGCTCGAAATCTATTCACTGGAATGAA GCACCACTGTCACCGTGCCCAATACCGGACATCAGTGACGATGAGCTGGTATCGATTACGGTGCGTGACCTCAACCGCACCCTAAAGATGCGAGGACTAACGCGCGAGGAAATTGTGCGCATGAAACAACGGCGTCGTACGCTGAAGAACCGTGGCTATGCCGCCAGCTGCCGCATCAAGCGGATCGAGCAGAAGGATGAGCTGGAAACGGAAAAGTCGCAGGAATGGCGTGACATGGAAGCGATGCACGACGAAACGGGACGGTTACAAGAGGAGGTGGACTCGCTACGCAATAAGTATGAAGCGCTACGGAAGTTTGCCATTTCCAAAAAGATTCCCCTGCCACCGGAGCTAGATGTGCTGTAA
- the LOC126578564 gene encoding transcription factor MafK isoform X2 encodes MPQEIKRERKTTQAPLSPCPIPDISDDELVSITVRDLNRTLKMRGLTREEIVRMKQRRRTLKNRGYAASCRIKRIEQKDELETEKSQEWRDMEAMHDETGRLQEEVDSLRNKYEALRKFAISKKIPLPPELDVL; translated from the coding sequence GCACCACTGTCACCGTGCCCAATACCGGACATCAGTGACGATGAGCTGGTATCGATTACGGTGCGTGACCTCAACCGCACCCTAAAGATGCGAGGACTAACGCGCGAGGAAATTGTGCGCATGAAACAACGGCGTCGTACGCTGAAGAACCGTGGCTATGCCGCCAGCTGCCGCATCAAGCGGATCGAGCAGAAGGATGAGCTGGAAACGGAAAAGTCGCAGGAATGGCGTGACATGGAAGCGATGCACGACGAAACGGGACGGTTACAAGAGGAGGTGGACTCGCTACGCAATAAGTATGAAGCGCTACGGAAGTTTGCCATTTCCAAAAAGATTCCCCTGCCACCGGAGCTAGATGTGCTGTAA